A part of Trachemys scripta elegans isolate TJP31775 chromosome 23, CAS_Tse_1.0, whole genome shotgun sequence genomic DNA contains:
- the ATP6V0A1 gene encoding V-type proton ATPase 116 kDa subunit a isoform X3 yields the protein MGELFRSEEMTLAQLFLQSEAAYCCVSELGELGKVQFRDLNPDVNVFQRKFVNEVRRCEEMDRKLRFVEKEIKKANIPILDTGENPEVPFPRDMIDLEANFEKIENELKEINTNQEALKRNFLELTELKCILRKTQQFFDEMADPDLLEESSSLLEPSEIGRAAPLRLGFVAGVINRERIPTFERMLWRVCRGNVFLRQAEIEIPLEDPVTGDYVHKSVFIIFFQGDQLKNRVKKICEGFRASLYPCPETPQERKEMASGVNTRIDDLQMVLNQTEDHRQRVLQAAAKTIRVWFIKVRKMKAIYHTLNLCNIDVTQKCLIAEVWCPVADLDSIQFALRRGTEHSGSTVPSILNRMQTNQTPPTYNKTNKFTSGFQNIVDAYGIGTYREINPAPYTIITFPFLFAVMFGDFGHGILMTLIAVWMVVRESRILSQKNDNEMFNTIFTGRYIILLMGVFSMYTGLIYNDCFSKALNMFGSSWSVRPMFSKGNWTEELLQNTPVLQLNPAVAGVFNGPYPFGIDPIWNIASNKLNFLNSFKMKMSVILGIIHMLFGVTLSLLNHIYFKKPLNIYLGFIPEMIFMSSLFGYLVILIFYKWSAYDAHTSKDAPSLLIHFINMFLFSYADPSIKMLYKGQIGLQCFLVVVALLCVPWMLVVKPLVLRHQYLRRKHLGTHNFGGIRVGNGPTEEDAEIIQHDQLSTHSEDGDEPAEDEVFDFGDTVVHQAIHTIEYCLGCISNTASYLRLWALSLAHAQLSEVLWTMVIHIGLSVRSLAGGFALFFLFAAFATLTVAILLIMEGLSAFLHALRLHWVEFQNKFYIGTGFKFLPFSFDNIREGKLDD from the exons ATGGGGGAGCTTTTCCGCAGTGAGGAGATGACCCTGGCCCAGCTTTTCCTCCAATCGGAAGCTGCATACTGTTGTGTCAGCGAGTTAGGAGAGCTTGGGAAGGTTCAGTTCCGTGAT TTGAACCCTGATGTGAATGTGTTCCAGCGTAAATTTGTTAATGAAGTCAGGAGATGTGAGGAGATGGACCGGAAACTCA GGTTTGTTGAGAAGGAGATTAAAAAAGCGAACATCCCAATCCTGGACACCGGTGAGAACCCAGAGGTGCCTTTCCCCCGTGACATGATCGATTTAGAG gCAAACTTTGAGAAAATTGAAAATGAGCTTAAAGAGATCAACACAAACCAGGAAGCTCTGAAGAGAAACTTCCTAGAGCTGACCGAATTAAAATGTATACTGCGCAAAACTCAGCAGTTTTTTGATGAG ATGGCGGATCCAGACCTGCTGGAGGAATCGTCTTCGCTCCTGGAGCCAAGTGAGATCGGAAGAGCTGCCCCTCTGCGACTTGG ATTTGTGGCTGGCGTGATCAACCGTGAGCGAATCCCTACCTTCGAGCGCATGTTGTGGCGAGTGTGTCGAGGAAACGTGTTCCTGCGTCAGGCTGAAATCGAAATCCCTCTGGAGGATCCTGTGACG GGAGACTACGTGCACAAGtctgtgtttattatttttttccaaggtGATCAGCTAAAAAATAGAGTCAAGAAAATCTGTGAAGG GTTCCGTGCCTCCCTCTACCCTTGCCCAGAGACACCgcaggagaggaaggaaatgGCTTCTGGAGTCAATACCAGGATTGATGATCTTCAAATG GTGCTGAACCAAACGGAGGATCATCGCCAGCGGGTCCTGCAGGCAGCTGCTAAAACTATCCGGGTCTGGTTCATCAAAGTGCGGAAGATGAAGGCTATCTACCATACTCTGAACCTGTGTAACATTGACGTGACCCAGAAGTGTTTGATTGCTGAAGTCTGGTGCCCTGTCGCTGACCTCGATTCCATCCAGTTTGCTCTCAGAAGAGGCACT gAGCACAGCGGATCCACCGTTCCATCCATCCTGAATAGGATGCAAACCAATCAGACCCCGCCAACTTACAACAAAACCAACAAGTTCACTTCTGGCTTTCAGAATATAGTAGATGCATATGGCATTGGAACTTACCGGGAGATAAATCCAG CTCCGTACACAATTATCACTTTCCCATTCCTGTTTGCTGTGATGTTTGGAGACTTTGGTCACGGAATCCTGATGACGTTAATTGCCGTGTGGATGGTGGTTAGGGAAAGTCGCATTCTGTCACAGAAGAATGACAATGAG ATGTTCAATACCATTTTTACTGGTCGGTACATCATTCTGCTAATGGGAGTGTTCTCCATGTACACCGGCCTTATCTACAATGACTGCTTCTCCAAAGCACTTAATATGTTTGGCTCATCGTGGAGCGTCCGGCCAATGTTCTCGAAAGGCAACTGGAC AGAAGAGTTGCTTCAGAACACCCCTGTCCTGCAGCTGAATCCTGCCGTGGCAGGGGTCTTTAATGGACCGTATCCGTTTGGCATCGACCCG ATTTGGAATATTGCCAGCAACAAGCTGAACTTCCTCAACTCCTTTAAGATGAAGATGTCTGTGATTCTTGGCATCATCCACATGCTTTTCGGTGTCACACTGAGCCTTCTCAACCACAT CTATTTCAAGAAACCACTGAACATCTATCTTGGGTTTATTCCTGAAATGATTTTCATGTCGTCATTGTTTGGCTACCTTGTTATCCTAATTTTCTACAAGTGGTCGGCCTATGATGCTCACACTTCAAAGGATGCACCAAGCCTTCTAATCCATTTTATCAACATGTTTCTTTTCTCCTATGCCGATCCCAGTATCAAGATGCTTTATAAAGGACAG aTAGGGCTTCAGTGCTTCCTGGTGGTGGTTGCGCTGCTGTGTGTGCCATGGATGCTGGTAGTTAAACCCTTGGTCCTTCGCCATCAATATTTAAGGAGAAAGCATTTG GGAACTCACAACTTCGGTGGGATCCGGGTGGGCAATGGACCAACTGAAGAGGATGCCGAGATCATCCAGCATGACCAGCTTTCTACCCATTCTGAAGATGGGGATGAG CCTGCAGAGGATGAGGTG TTTGATTTTGGGGATACGGTGGTACATCAGGCCATCCATACCATTGAGTATTGCCTGGGATGCATTTCCAACACCGCGTCCTACCTGCGGCTTTGGGCTCTCAGCCTGGCCCATGCAC AGCTTTCCGAGGTGCTCTGGACCATGGTGATCCACATCGGCCTCAGTGTGAGAAGTTTGGCTGGAGGTTTTGCTTTGTTCTTCCTATTTGCTGCTTTTGCTACCTTGACCGTGGCAATCCTTCTGATCATGGAGGGCCTGTCGGCTTTCCTTCACGCGCTCCGTTTGCACTG